One segment of Haliotis asinina isolate JCU_RB_2024 chromosome 12, JCU_Hal_asi_v2, whole genome shotgun sequence DNA contains the following:
- the LOC137259023 gene encoding uncharacterized protein isoform X2 — translation MESVKSRFRKLSLNHVCFVGLCAVIVYLFRAGDTYYLKPVWRKRVESQQFANGAYPTDGDRLPPPVITDLESDGVNEIVLITNDMKLTILALPEMQNKDEGTLPHVIVKHKVTLPLLNAKGDIVSRPIVMRTGFTEPYQSMVQVRSQMIVIATEDWQVLCYSPALELVWRTSLMPAESLKEAHVMMAMDVLVTSHSVKKNDGGLVIIGGSMLHKTHLPTEEDIVHLRNHTAESLDRGHFSTFAVSGRNGSLRWSHLPGDFGEQPQDIKEDGGEHHWKLGLRKNRLHKGEVPWRFYRDKIKSLLPHMWTGLADTKFKLARFQKEAPVPETDDEDEDQEPFQSTALKPEHIVGYAYGGLRPHSDDEHVDNPNAVVIHRDTGVEVLNLLSGRPMTRMEFLPDSSIYMDVDGDWEPEKITWGQFKDHTVCYLEIWRQQPIKEKLDQLSVCISKRMVWTRSWALEEDFYKKLPPYITKNVAKKKGIISHLLGRHLSSDSRFDIVSVTSLGRVSSFDLEGNIHWQAQTVATWSTLAAAVRKDRKRQQASTKEFFDSFMPSRVPMSVKVFGHKDTLAVAGFNGISVVDLKEGHVLAEHTIPAPPTAPLFVGDFNNDGLNDVVLTCKMGYIGFVLQSKTNHEFTAMYATAVFLSIFVITMCMSPDVWSKSEEDEE, via the exons ATGGAATCTGTTAAATCAAGGTTCCGGAAACTCTCCCTCAACCATGTGTGTTTTGTGGGACTGTGTGCGGTCATTGTATACTTGTTCCGAGCTGGAGATACCTATTACTTGAAACCAGTTTGGAGGAAACGAGTTGAGAGCCAGCAATTTGCTAATGGTGCTTACCCAACAGATGGGGACAGGTTACCTCCCCCTGTCATCACTGACCTTGAAAGTGACGGTGTAAATGAGATAGTGCTGATAACAAATGACATGAAACTGACGATCTTAGCTCTTCCTGAGATGCAAAATAAGGATGAGGGCACATTACCCCATGTGATTGTGAAACATAAAGTAACTCTGCCTTTACTGAATGCTAAAGGTGACATAGTGAGTCGCCCCATTGTCATGAGGACAGGTTTCACTGAACCATATCAATCAATGGTGCAGGTGAGATCTCAG ATGATAGTGATAGCCACTGAAGACTGGCAGGTGCTGTGCTACAGTCCAGCGCTGGAGTTGGTGTGGAGGACATCCCTGATGCCAGCCGAGTCACTGAAGGAAGCACATGTCATGATGGCCATGGATGTGCTGGTCACCTCCCATTCAGTCAAGAAGAACGATGGTGGACTCGTGATCATTGGAGGCAGCATGCTGCATAAGACCCATTTACCGACAGAGGAAGATAT AGTGCATTTGCGGAACCACACGGCGGAATCTCTAGACAGGGGCCATTTCTCAACATTTGCtgtcagtggtagaaatggGTCTTTGAGATGGAGCCATCTACCAGGAGATTTTGGCGAGCAGCCGCAGGACATCAAG GAGGATGGAGGAGAACACCACTGGAAACTGGGCCTGAGAAAGAACAGACTGCACAAGGGGGAGGTGCCCTGGAGGTTCTACAGGGACAAGATAAAATCTTTGTTG CCCCACATGTGGACTGGCTTGGCGGACACCAAGTTCAAACTGGCTCGCTTTCAGAAAGAGGCTCCTGTTCCAGAGACTGACGATGAAGATGAGGATCAAGAGCCCTTCCAGTCCACTGCTCTCAAGCCAGAGCACATTGTTGGATATGCCTATGGTGGTCTGAGACCACACAGTGATGATGAACACGTTGACAACCCCAACGCTGTTGTCATCCATCGAGACACAGGAGTAGAAGTACTCAATCTGCTGTCAG GTCGCCCAATGACAAGAATGGAGTTCCTGCCCGACTCCTCAATCTACATGGACGTGGATGGAGACTGGGAGCCAGAGAAGATAACCTGGGGACAGTTCAAGGACCACACTGTGTGCTACCTGGAGATCTGGCGGCAGCAGCCAATCAAGGAGAAGCTAGACCAGCTGTCCGTCTGCATCTCAAAGCGGATGGTGTGGACGCGGTCCTGGGCACTGGAGGAGGACTTCTACAAGAAATTGCCGCCTTACATCACCAAGAA TGTTGCCAAGAAGAAAGGAATCATCTCACATCTACTTGGTCGTCACTTGTCATCAGACTCCCGTTTTGACATTGTGTCCGTCACCAGCCTAGGCAGAGTGTCATCCTTTGATTTGGAGGGAAACATCCACTGGCAG GCACAAACCGTGGCAACATGGTCAACCCTGGCTGCTGCAGTGAGGAAAGACAGGAAGAGACAACAGGCCAGCACCAAGGAGTTCTTTGATTCTTTCATGCCCAGCAGGGTCCCCATGTCAGTGAAAGTCTTTGGACATAAG GACACCCTGGCCGTGGCAGGCTTCAATGGCATCAGTGTGGTGGACTTAAAGGAGGGACATGTGTTGGCAGAACACACCATCCCGGCGCCCCCTACAGCACCTCTCTTTGTCGGGGACTTCAACAACGATGGCCTAAATGATGTGGTCCTCACTTGTAAGATGGG GTACATTGGGTTTGTGCTGCAGTCCAAGACAAACCACGAGTTCACTGCCATGTATGCCACAGCTGTCTTCCTCTCTATTTTCGTCATCACTATGTGCATGTCACCTGACGTGTGGTCCAAGTCAGAGGAGGATGAGGAGTAA
- the LOC137259023 gene encoding uncharacterized protein isoform X1, whose translation MESVKSRFRKLSLNHVCFVGLCAVIVYLFRAGDTYYLKPVWRKRVESQQFANGAYPTDGDRLPPPVITDLESDGVNEIVLITNDMKLTILALPEMQNKDEGTLPHVIVKHKVTLPLLNAKGDIVSRPIVMRTGFTEPYQSMVQVRSQMIVIATEDWQVLCYSPALELVWRTSLMPAESLKEAHVMMAMDVLVTSHSVKKNDGGLVIIGGSMLHKTHLPTEEDIVHLRNHTAESLDRGHFSTFAVSGRNGSLRWSHLPGDFGEQPQDIKARPFNSSRQEDGGEHHWKLGLRKNRLHKGEVPWRFYRDKIKSLLPHMWTGLADTKFKLARFQKEAPVPETDDEDEDQEPFQSTALKPEHIVGYAYGGLRPHSDDEHVDNPNAVVIHRDTGVEVLNLLSGRPMTRMEFLPDSSIYMDVDGDWEPEKITWGQFKDHTVCYLEIWRQQPIKEKLDQLSVCISKRMVWTRSWALEEDFYKKLPPYITKNVAKKKGIISHLLGRHLSSDSRFDIVSVTSLGRVSSFDLEGNIHWQAQTVATWSTLAAAVRKDRKRQQASTKEFFDSFMPSRVPMSVKVFGHKDTLAVAGFNGISVVDLKEGHVLAEHTIPAPPTAPLFVGDFNNDGLNDVVLTCKMGYIGFVLQSKTNHEFTAMYATAVFLSIFVITMCMSPDVWSKSEEDEE comes from the exons ATGGAATCTGTTAAATCAAGGTTCCGGAAACTCTCCCTCAACCATGTGTGTTTTGTGGGACTGTGTGCGGTCATTGTATACTTGTTCCGAGCTGGAGATACCTATTACTTGAAACCAGTTTGGAGGAAACGAGTTGAGAGCCAGCAATTTGCTAATGGTGCTTACCCAACAGATGGGGACAGGTTACCTCCCCCTGTCATCACTGACCTTGAAAGTGACGGTGTAAATGAGATAGTGCTGATAACAAATGACATGAAACTGACGATCTTAGCTCTTCCTGAGATGCAAAATAAGGATGAGGGCACATTACCCCATGTGATTGTGAAACATAAAGTAACTCTGCCTTTACTGAATGCTAAAGGTGACATAGTGAGTCGCCCCATTGTCATGAGGACAGGTTTCACTGAACCATATCAATCAATGGTGCAGGTGAGATCTCAG ATGATAGTGATAGCCACTGAAGACTGGCAGGTGCTGTGCTACAGTCCAGCGCTGGAGTTGGTGTGGAGGACATCCCTGATGCCAGCCGAGTCACTGAAGGAAGCACATGTCATGATGGCCATGGATGTGCTGGTCACCTCCCATTCAGTCAAGAAGAACGATGGTGGACTCGTGATCATTGGAGGCAGCATGCTGCATAAGACCCATTTACCGACAGAGGAAGATAT AGTGCATTTGCGGAACCACACGGCGGAATCTCTAGACAGGGGCCATTTCTCAACATTTGCtgtcagtggtagaaatggGTCTTTGAGATGGAGCCATCTACCAGGAGATTTTGGCGAGCAGCCGCAGGACATCAAGGCACGGCCATTTAACTCTTCACGTCAG GAGGATGGAGGAGAACACCACTGGAAACTGGGCCTGAGAAAGAACAGACTGCACAAGGGGGAGGTGCCCTGGAGGTTCTACAGGGACAAGATAAAATCTTTGTTG CCCCACATGTGGACTGGCTTGGCGGACACCAAGTTCAAACTGGCTCGCTTTCAGAAAGAGGCTCCTGTTCCAGAGACTGACGATGAAGATGAGGATCAAGAGCCCTTCCAGTCCACTGCTCTCAAGCCAGAGCACATTGTTGGATATGCCTATGGTGGTCTGAGACCACACAGTGATGATGAACACGTTGACAACCCCAACGCTGTTGTCATCCATCGAGACACAGGAGTAGAAGTACTCAATCTGCTGTCAG GTCGCCCAATGACAAGAATGGAGTTCCTGCCCGACTCCTCAATCTACATGGACGTGGATGGAGACTGGGAGCCAGAGAAGATAACCTGGGGACAGTTCAAGGACCACACTGTGTGCTACCTGGAGATCTGGCGGCAGCAGCCAATCAAGGAGAAGCTAGACCAGCTGTCCGTCTGCATCTCAAAGCGGATGGTGTGGACGCGGTCCTGGGCACTGGAGGAGGACTTCTACAAGAAATTGCCGCCTTACATCACCAAGAA TGTTGCCAAGAAGAAAGGAATCATCTCACATCTACTTGGTCGTCACTTGTCATCAGACTCCCGTTTTGACATTGTGTCCGTCACCAGCCTAGGCAGAGTGTCATCCTTTGATTTGGAGGGAAACATCCACTGGCAG GCACAAACCGTGGCAACATGGTCAACCCTGGCTGCTGCAGTGAGGAAAGACAGGAAGAGACAACAGGCCAGCACCAAGGAGTTCTTTGATTCTTTCATGCCCAGCAGGGTCCCCATGTCAGTGAAAGTCTTTGGACATAAG GACACCCTGGCCGTGGCAGGCTTCAATGGCATCAGTGTGGTGGACTTAAAGGAGGGACATGTGTTGGCAGAACACACCATCCCGGCGCCCCCTACAGCACCTCTCTTTGTCGGGGACTTCAACAACGATGGCCTAAATGATGTGGTCCTCACTTGTAAGATGGG GTACATTGGGTTTGTGCTGCAGTCCAAGACAAACCACGAGTTCACTGCCATGTATGCCACAGCTGTCTTCCTCTCTATTTTCGTCATCACTATGTGCATGTCACCTGACGTGTGGTCCAAGTCAGAGGAGGATGAGGAGTAA